In the genome of Pseudomonas bubulae, one region contains:
- a CDS encoding protein-L-isoaspartate(D-aspartate) O-methyltransferase yields the protein MTSERTRERLIQRLREEGIVNQNVLEVIRRTPRHLFVDEALAHRAYEDTALPIGNNQTISQPYMVARMSELLLEDGPLDKVMEIGTGSGYQTAVLSQLVERIFSVERIKVLQDRAKERLLELNLRNVVFRWGDGWEGWPALAPYNGIIVTAVATDVPQALLDQLAPGGRLVIPVGAGEMQQLMLIVREEHGFARRVIGNVRFVPLLNGPLA from the coding sequence ATGACCTCTGAGCGCACCCGTGAGCGGCTGATTCAGCGCCTGCGTGAAGAGGGCATCGTTAACCAGAACGTGCTCGAGGTCATTCGCCGCACGCCACGTCATCTGTTTGTGGATGAAGCCCTGGCGCACAGGGCGTACGAAGATACGGCGCTGCCGATCGGCAATAACCAGACCATCTCCCAGCCTTACATGGTGGCGCGCATGAGCGAGCTGTTGCTTGAGGACGGGCCGCTGGACAAGGTCATGGAGATCGGCACCGGTTCGGGGTACCAGACCGCCGTGCTGTCGCAGCTGGTCGAGCGGATTTTTTCGGTCGAGCGCATCAAGGTGCTGCAGGACCGGGCCAAGGAGCGATTGCTTGAGCTCAACCTGCGCAATGTGGTGTTCCGCTGGGGCGATGGGTGGGAGGGCTGGCCTGCGCTGGCGCCTTACAACGGCATTATCGTCACCGCTGTAGCCACTGATGTGCCGCAGGCACTGCTCGACCAACTGGCCCCTGGCGGGCGCCTGGTGATCCCGGTGGGTGCCGGCGAGATGCAGCAGTTGATGTTGATCGTGCGCGAAGAGCACGGTTTCGCCCGGCGGGTGATCGGTAATGTACGCTTTGTGCCGCTGCTCAACGGGCCGCTGGCCTGA
- the surE gene encoding 5'/3'-nucleotidase SurE, protein MRILISNDDGVTAPGLAALYGALADYAECVVVAPEQDKSGASSSLTLDRPLHPHTLANGFISINGTPTDCVHLAIHGLLEQQPDMVVSGINLGANLGDDVLYSGTVAAALEGRFLDRPSFAFSLVSRQVDNLPTAAFFARKLLEAHASLNLPPRTVLNVNIPNLPLAKIRGIQLTRLGHRARAAAPVRVVDPRGKAGYWIAAAGDVEDGGPGTDFHAVMQGYVSITPLQLDRTFGDGFNSLNDWLEGMG, encoded by the coding sequence ATGCGTATTCTGATTTCAAACGATGACGGGGTAACAGCTCCGGGCCTGGCCGCGCTTTATGGTGCGCTGGCCGACTACGCCGAGTGCGTGGTAGTTGCCCCCGAGCAGGACAAAAGTGGCGCCAGCAGTTCGCTGACGCTGGACCGTCCCCTGCATCCTCATACCCTGGCCAATGGCTTTATCAGCATCAACGGTACACCTACCGATTGCGTGCACCTGGCTATTCACGGCTTGCTCGAGCAGCAGCCGGACATGGTGGTGTCGGGCATCAACCTGGGTGCCAACCTGGGTGATGACGTGTTGTACTCGGGCACTGTGGCGGCGGCACTCGAGGGCCGCTTCCTGGATCGTCCTTCTTTTGCCTTTTCGTTGGTCTCCCGCCAGGTGGACAACCTGCCGACGGCGGCGTTTTTTGCCCGCAAGCTGCTTGAAGCCCACGCATCGCTGAACTTGCCGCCGCGTACGGTCCTCAATGTGAACATTCCCAACCTGCCGTTGGCGAAGATTCGTGGCATTCAACTCACCCGTCTCGGCCATCGTGCCCGTGCTGCTGCACCGGTACGGGTGGTTGATCCGCGCGGCAAGGCAGGTTACTGGATTGCTGCGGCAGGCGATGTCGAAGACGGTGGCCCGGGCACGGACTTCCATGCCGTGATGCAGGGTTATGTATCGATCACGCCGCTGCAACTGGATCGCACCTTTGGTGATGGTTTCAACAGCCTCAATGACTGGCTGGAGGGCATGGGCTGA
- the truD gene encoding tRNA pseudouridine(13) synthase TruD encodes MNEFDLLGPLAYGEALGTAVLKATAEDFQVDEVLDIPLSGDGEHLWLWVEKRGLNTEEAARRLAKAAGVPLRTVSYAGLKDRQALTRQWFSVQLPGKADPDLSGAENDTLKILKTSRHKRKLQRGAHAANGFTLRLTQLNADKDALEQRLQLIAKQGVPNYFGSQRFGWQGGNLGEARDYAARKALPEQRNVRSRLLSTARSYLFNQVLAARVADGSWQRAQVGDLLAFTDSRSFFPAGEAECSDPRLAILDLHPTGPQWGEGESPTTGATHALEQSIAEREADLRDWLVRAGMSHERRILRLPIGRLTWHYPQPDILQLEFVLPPGCFATVLVRELVDLVTLDQAGTLCVF; translated from the coding sequence ATGAACGAGTTCGATCTGCTGGGCCCGCTCGCTTATGGCGAGGCATTGGGCACGGCTGTGCTCAAGGCCACGGCTGAAGATTTTCAAGTCGACGAAGTGCTTGATATACCGCTGTCCGGAGATGGTGAACACCTGTGGTTGTGGGTCGAGAAGCGCGGCCTGAATACCGAGGAGGCGGCCCGGCGCCTTGCCAAGGCTGCAGGCGTGCCACTGCGCACCGTCAGCTATGCAGGCCTCAAGGACCGCCAGGCATTGACCCGCCAGTGGTTCAGCGTGCAACTGCCGGGCAAGGCAGACCCTGATCTGTCGGGCGCCGAAAACGACACGCTGAAGATTCTCAAGACCTCGCGACACAAGCGCAAATTGCAGCGTGGAGCCCATGCGGCCAATGGTTTCACCTTGCGCCTGACGCAACTGAACGCTGACAAGGACGCGCTGGAGCAACGCCTGCAACTGATCGCCAAGCAGGGTGTACCGAACTATTTCGGTAGCCAGCGCTTTGGCTGGCAGGGCGGCAATCTGGGCGAAGCCCGTGATTATGCGGCGCGCAAGGCCTTGCCTGAGCAGCGCAACGTTCGTTCGCGGCTGCTGTCCACCGCGCGCAGCTATCTGTTCAATCAGGTGCTGGCCGCACGGGTGGCCGATGGCAGCTGGCAACGGGCGCAGGTTGGCGATTTACTGGCTTTTACCGACAGCCGCAGCTTTTTCCCGGCGGGCGAGGCTGAATGCAGCGACCCGCGCCTGGCCATTCTCGATCTGCACCCCACCGGCCCGCAGTGGGGCGAGGGCGAATCACCGACCACTGGCGCCACCCACGCGCTGGAGCAGTCAATTGCAGAGCGTGAAGCCGACTTGCGTGACTGGCTGGTACGCGCCGGCATGAGCCATGAGCGACGCATCCTGCGACTGCCCATTGGCCGGTTGACGTGGCATTATCCTCAGCCTGACATTCTGCAACTGGAATTTGTTCTGCCGCCAGGATGCTTCGCCACTGTTCTGGTGCGCGAGCTTGTTGATCTGGTGACGTTGGATCAAGCGGGCACCTTATGCGTATTCTGA
- the ispF gene encoding 2-C-methyl-D-erythritol 2,4-cyclodiphosphate synthase → MRIGHGYDVHCFAEGDFITLGGVRISHKFGLLAHSDGDVLLHALSDALLGAAALGDIGKHFPDTDPTFKGADSRVLLRHVVGLIHAKGWKVGNVDNTIIAQAPKMAPHIETMRALIAADLEVDLDQVNVKATTTEKLGFVGREEGIAVHSIALLVRS, encoded by the coding sequence ATGCGTATTGGCCACGGCTATGATGTGCACTGTTTCGCTGAAGGCGATTTCATTACGTTGGGCGGCGTGCGGATCTCCCATAAATTCGGGCTGTTGGCCCACTCTGATGGCGATGTGCTGTTACACGCCCTGAGCGACGCCTTGCTGGGCGCTGCAGCGCTTGGCGATATCGGCAAGCATTTCCCGGACACCGATCCGACCTTCAAGGGCGCTGACAGTCGCGTTCTGTTGCGTCATGTCGTCGGTCTGATCCATGCCAAGGGCTGGAAAGTCGGCAATGTCGACAACACCATCATTGCCCAGGCGCCAAAAATGGCGCCGCATATTGAAACGATGCGTGCGCTGATTGCCGCGGATCTAGAGGTTGATTTGGACCAGGTAAACGTAAAGGCCACGACCACCGAGAAGCTCGGCTTCGTTGGGCGTGAAGAAGGCATCGCAGTGCATTCCATTGCCTTGTTGGTTCGCTCATGA
- the fghA gene encoding S-formylglutathione hydrolase, with protein MPMSLENISCQKSFGGWHKRYKHRSEVLGCDMVFAVYLPPQAEQGAKLPVVYWLSGLTCTDENFMHKAGAMKMAAELGLIIVAPDTSPRGEGVPDDPQGAWDFGLGAGFYLNATQQPWAQHYQMHDYVVQELPALVEAHFPASQKRGISGHSMGGHGALVCALRNPGRYQSVSAFAPISNPMDCPWGQKAFSHYLGEERARWREWDASVLIGEASERLPLLVDQGDRDDFLAVQLKPEVLQQAARLADYPLTLRLQPGYDHSYFFIASFIDDHLRHHASALSA; from the coding sequence TTGCCCATGTCTCTTGAGAACATTTCCTGCCAGAAGAGCTTTGGCGGTTGGCACAAGCGTTACAAGCACCGGTCCGAAGTGCTGGGCTGCGACATGGTGTTTGCCGTGTACTTGCCGCCGCAGGCGGAGCAGGGCGCAAAGCTGCCTGTAGTGTATTGGTTGTCGGGTTTGACCTGTACCGACGAAAACTTCATGCACAAGGCCGGGGCTATGAAGATGGCTGCCGAATTGGGCCTTATCATCGTCGCACCGGACACCAGCCCCCGTGGCGAAGGCGTGCCCGATGACCCGCAGGGGGCGTGGGATTTCGGCCTGGGTGCAGGGTTCTATCTGAATGCCACTCAGCAGCCGTGGGCCCAGCACTATCAGATGCACGATTATGTGGTGCAGGAATTGCCGGCTCTGGTCGAAGCGCATTTCCCGGCTTCGCAAAAGCGTGGCATCAGCGGACATTCGATGGGTGGGCACGGGGCGTTGGTTTGCGCGTTGCGTAATCCGGGGCGTTACCAGTCGGTGTCGGCGTTTGCGCCCATCAGCAATCCGATGGATTGCCCGTGGGGGCAAAAGGCATTCTCCCATTACCTGGGAGAAGAGCGGGCGCGCTGGCGTGAGTGGGATGCCAGTGTGCTGATTGGCGAGGCCAGTGAAAGGCTGCCGTTGCTGGTCGATCAGGGAGATCGCGATGACTTCCTGGCTGTTCAGCTCAAGCCTGAAGTGCTGCAACAGGCCGCCAGGCTAGCCGATTACCCGCTGACCTTGCGTTTGCAACCGGGCTACGACCATAGCTATTTCTTCATCGCCAGCTTTATTGACGACCACTTGCGTCACCACGCAAGCGCACTAAGTGCTTAA
- a CDS encoding S-(hydroxymethyl)glutathione dehydrogenase/class III alcohol dehydrogenase, which yields MIKSRAAVAFEAKKPLEIVEVDVAMPKAGEVLLRVVASGVCHTDAYTLSGADPEGIFPSILGHEGGAIVEAIGEGVTSVAVGDHVIPLYTPECGKCKFCLSGKTNLCQAIRATQGKGLMPDGTTRFSYKGQPIFHYMGTSTFSEYTVLPEISVAKIQKDAPLEKVCLLGCGVTTGIGAVLNTAKVKPGDTVAIFGLGGIGLSAVIGAVKAKAARIIAIDINPAKFEIARQLGATDCVNPKDFDRPIQEVIVDMTDGGVDFSFECIGNVQLMRAALECCHKGWGESVIIGVAGAGQEISTRPFQLVTGRVWRGSAFGGVRGRSELPSYVDMAQSGEIPLDTFITHTMGLEDINKAFDLMHEGKSIRTVIHF from the coding sequence ATGATCAAGTCACGTGCCGCCGTTGCGTTCGAAGCCAAAAAGCCGCTGGAAATCGTGGAAGTAGACGTTGCCATGCCCAAGGCTGGCGAAGTGCTGCTGCGGGTTGTGGCCTCGGGTGTTTGCCATACCGATGCCTACACCTTGTCGGGCGCAGACCCGGAAGGCATCTTCCCGTCGATCCTGGGCCATGAAGGCGGTGCCATCGTTGAAGCCATCGGCGAAGGCGTGACCTCGGTTGCGGTCGGCGATCATGTCATCCCGCTGTACACCCCTGAATGTGGCAAGTGCAAATTCTGCCTGTCGGGCAAGACCAACCTGTGTCAGGCCATTCGTGCCACCCAGGGCAAGGGCTTGATGCCTGATGGCACTACGCGCTTCTCCTACAAAGGTCAGCCGATTTTCCACTACATGGGCACTTCGACCTTTTCCGAATACACCGTGCTCCCTGAGATTTCGGTCGCAAAAATTCAGAAGGACGCTCCTCTGGAGAAAGTGTGTCTACTGGGTTGCGGCGTGACGACCGGGATCGGCGCGGTGCTGAACACGGCCAAGGTCAAGCCGGGCGACACCGTGGCCATCTTCGGTCTGGGCGGTATTGGCCTGTCTGCGGTAATCGGTGCGGTGAAAGCGAAGGCGGCGCGGATCATTGCCATTGATATCAACCCGGCCAAGTTTGAAATCGCCCGACAGCTGGGTGCTACTGATTGCGTGAACCCGAAAGACTTCGATCGCCCGATTCAGGAAGTGATAGTCGACATGACCGATGGCGGTGTCGATTTTTCCTTTGAGTGCATCGGCAATGTGCAGTTGATGCGTGCGGCACTGGAGTGCTGCCACAAGGGATGGGGCGAGTCGGTGATTATTGGCGTGGCAGGTGCGGGGCAGGAAATTTCCACCCGTCCGTTCCAGCTGGTGACCGGTCGCGTCTGGCGCGGTTCGGCATTTGGTGGCGTGCGCGGCCGCAGCGAATTGCCGAGCTATGTGGATATGGCACAAAGCGGCGAGATCCCGCTGGATACTTTCATCACCCACACCATGGGCCTGGAAGATATCAATAAGGCTTTTGACCTGATGCATGAAGGCAAAAGCATCCGCACTGTCATCCATTTCTAA
- a CDS encoding LysR substrate-binding domain-containing protein — MNENRWEGIDEFVAVAECGQFTAAAERLGVSSSHISRQVARLEERLQTRLFYRSTRKVTLTEAGQTFLQHCQRLQDGREEALRAIGDLASEPKGMLRMTCAVAYGERFIVPLVTRFMGLYPQLRVDIELSNRPLDLVHESLDLAIRLGRLQDSRLVATRLAPRRMYMCASPSYLERYGRPHSLSELSRHNCLIGSSDLWQLQQDGREFSQRVQGNWRCNSGQAVLDAALQGVGICQLPDYYVLEHLKTGTLVSLLDTHQPPNTAVWALYPQQRHLSPKVRKLVDYLKEGLAKREEYQEREQ; from the coding sequence ATGAATGAGAACCGCTGGGAAGGTATAGACGAATTTGTCGCTGTGGCCGAATGCGGCCAATTCACGGCGGCGGCCGAACGTCTTGGCGTCTCTTCATCCCATATCAGCCGCCAGGTAGCGCGACTTGAAGAGCGATTGCAGACCCGCCTGTTTTATCGCAGTACCCGCAAGGTGACGCTGACCGAAGCCGGGCAGACTTTTTTGCAGCATTGCCAGCGCCTGCAAGACGGACGTGAAGAAGCACTGCGTGCCATCGGTGATCTGGCCAGCGAGCCCAAGGGCATGTTGCGCATGACCTGTGCCGTGGCCTATGGCGAACGCTTTATCGTGCCGCTGGTTACGCGCTTTATGGGGCTGTACCCGCAATTGCGGGTGGACATCGAACTGAGCAACCGGCCATTGGACCTGGTGCATGAAAGCCTGGATCTGGCGATCCGCCTGGGGCGCTTGCAGGATTCAAGACTGGTAGCCACGCGCCTGGCTCCCAGGCGCATGTATATGTGCGCCTCGCCCTCCTACCTGGAACGTTACGGGCGCCCCCATAGCCTGTCGGAATTGAGCCGGCACAATTGTCTGATTGGCAGTTCAGATCTATGGCAATTGCAGCAGGACGGCCGCGAATTTTCGCAACGGGTGCAAGGGAACTGGCGATGCAACAGTGGGCAGGCTGTACTGGATGCTGCGTTACAGGGTGTAGGGATTTGTCAGTTGCCGGACTATTACGTGCTGGAGCACTTGAAGACCGGGACGCTGGTGTCGTTGCTCGACACCCACCAGCCCCCCAACACCGCAGTATGGGCGCTGTACCCGCAACAGCGGCACTTGTCGCCCAAGGTCAGAAAGCTGGTTGATTACTTGAAGGAGGGGTTGGCCAAGCGGGAGGAATACCAGGAGAGGGAGCAGTAG
- the ispD gene encoding 2-C-methyl-D-erythritol 4-phosphate cytidylyltransferase, with protein MSHLSPAFWAVIPAAGVGARMAADRPKQYLQLGGRSILEHSISCFLDHPGLKGLVVSVAFDDPFWPSLPCAADPRVVRVDGGRERADSVLNALLHLHAQGAADDDWVLVHDAARPNLSREDLNKLLSELADDPVGGLLAVPARDTLKRVDKQGRAVETVDRSLIWQAYTPQMFRLGALHRALADSLVADATITDESSAMEWAGLAPRLIEGRSDNIKVTRPEDLEWLRLRWAKR; from the coding sequence ATGAGTCATTTGTCACCGGCCTTCTGGGCCGTGATTCCTGCCGCGGGTGTAGGTGCCCGTATGGCCGCGGACCGTCCCAAACAATATTTGCAGTTGGGTGGACGCAGTATTCTGGAACACAGCATCAGCTGTTTCCTCGACCACCCGGGCCTGAAGGGGCTGGTGGTCAGTGTCGCTTTTGATGATCCTTTCTGGCCGTCCTTGCCTTGTGCTGCCGACCCTCGGGTTGTGCGGGTAGACGGCGGGCGTGAGCGCGCCGACTCGGTACTCAACGCGTTGTTGCACCTGCATGCGCAGGGCGCGGCAGATGACGATTGGGTGTTGGTGCATGATGCCGCGAGGCCCAACCTGTCTCGGGAAGACCTTAACAAGCTGCTGAGTGAATTGGCTGACGACCCTGTAGGTGGTTTGTTAGCCGTTCCAGCGCGGGACACGCTCAAGCGGGTGGACAAGCAGGGGCGTGCGGTTGAAACCGTGGATCGCAGCTTGATCTGGCAGGCCTATACGCCGCAGATGTTCCGCTTGGGGGCGTTGCATCGTGCTTTGGCTGACAGCCTGGTGGCCGATGCAACCATCACCGATGAATCTTCAGCGATGGAGTGGGCAGGCCTGGCGCCGCGTTTGATCGAAGGGCGTTCGGACAATATCAAGGTCACCCGCCCCGAAGACCTTGAGTGGTTGCGTTTGCGTTGGGCCAAGCGCTGA
- the ftsB gene encoding cell division protein FtsB: MRSPNWLFLILLLLLAGLQYRLWVGNGSLAQVTDLTQQIADQRAENEILLERNRVLDAEVLELKKGMETVEERARHELGMIKEGETLYQLAQ, from the coding sequence ATGCGCAGTCCCAATTGGTTGTTTCTAATCTTGCTCTTGCTGCTGGCAGGCCTGCAGTATCGCCTGTGGGTGGGTAATGGCAGTTTGGCGCAGGTTACTGACCTGACCCAGCAAATAGCCGATCAACGTGCTGAAAACGAAATCCTGCTTGAGCGCAACCGTGTGCTGGATGCGGAAGTGCTGGAGCTGAAAAAAGGCATGGAGACCGTTGAAGAACGTGCTCGCCATGAGTTGGGCATGATCAAAGAGGGTGAAACCCTCTATCAGTTGGCCCAATGA
- the eno gene encoding phosphopyruvate hydratase has translation MAKIVDIKGREVLDSRGNPTVEADVLLDNGIIGSACAPSGASTGSREALELRDGDKSRYLGKGVLKAVANINGPIRDLLLGKDPVDQKALDHAMIALDGTENKGSLGANAILAVSLAAAKAAAQDQDLPLYAHIANLNGTPGVYSMPVPMMNIINGGEHADNNVDIQEFMVQPVGAKTFSDALRMGTEIFHHLKAVLKARGLNTAVGDEGGFAPNLASNEDALKVISEAIANAGYTLGTDVTLALDCAASEFYEDGKYNLSGEGQVFSSEGFAEYLKGLTQRYPIISIEDGLDESDWDGWKILTDKIGEKVQLVGDDLFVTNTKILKEGIDKSIANSILIKFNQIGTLTETLEAIQMAKAAGYTAVISHRSGETEDSTIADLAVGTAAGQIKTGSLCRSDRVSKYNQLLRIEEQLGAKAKYNGRGEFRG, from the coding sequence ATGGCAAAGATCGTCGACATCAAAGGTCGTGAAGTTCTCGACTCCCGTGGCAATCCCACTGTGGAAGCGGACGTGCTTCTCGACAACGGCATCATCGGCAGCGCTTGCGCGCCGTCCGGTGCTTCCACCGGTTCCCGTGAAGCGCTGGAACTGCGTGATGGCGACAAAAGCCGTTACCTGGGCAAAGGCGTGCTGAAAGCCGTTGCCAACATCAACGGCCCGATTCGTGATTTGCTGCTGGGTAAAGACCCGGTTGACCAAAAGGCGCTGGACCACGCGATGATCGCGCTGGACGGTACTGAGAACAAAGGCTCCCTGGGCGCCAACGCCATCCTGGCTGTATCCCTGGCTGCGGCCAAGGCTGCTGCACAGGACCAGGACCTGCCGCTGTATGCACACATCGCCAACCTGAACGGCACTCCGGGTGTTTACTCGATGCCGGTTCCGATGATGAACATCATCAACGGTGGCGAGCACGCCGATAACAACGTCGACATTCAAGAGTTCATGGTTCAGCCGGTTGGCGCCAAGACCTTTTCCGACGCGCTGCGCATGGGCACCGAAATCTTCCATCACCTCAAAGCAGTGCTCAAGGCCCGTGGCCTGAACACCGCAGTGGGCGACGAAGGCGGTTTCGCACCTAACCTGGCGTCCAACGAAGATGCTCTGAAAGTCATTTCCGAAGCCATCGCCAATGCCGGTTACACCCTGGGCACCGACGTGACCCTGGCGCTGGACTGCGCGGCCAGCGAATTCTACGAAGACGGCAAGTACAACCTGTCGGGCGAAGGCCAAGTGTTCAGCTCCGAAGGTTTTGCTGAATACCTCAAAGGTCTGACCCAGCGTTACCCGATCATCTCCATCGAAGACGGTCTGGACGAGTCTGACTGGGATGGCTGGAAAATCCTGACCGACAAAATCGGTGAGAAGGTGCAGCTGGTAGGCGACGACCTGTTCGTCACCAACACCAAGATCCTGAAAGAAGGCATCGACAAGAGCATCGCTAACTCGATCCTGATCAAGTTCAACCAGATCGGCACCCTGACCGAAACCCTGGAAGCCATCCAGATGGCCAAGGCTGCAGGTTACACGGCTGTGATCTCGCACCGCTCCGGCGAAACCGAAGATTCCACCATTGCCGACCTGGCCGTGGGTACCGCCGCTGGCCAGATCAAGACCGGCTCGCTGTGCCGTTCCGATCGCGTTTCCAAGTACAACCAATTGCTGCGTATCGAAGAGCAACTGGGTGCAAAAGCCAAGTACAACGGCCGTGGCGAGTTTCGCGGCTGA
- the kdsA gene encoding 3-deoxy-8-phosphooctulonate synthase: MAQKIIRVGNIEIANDKPMVLFGGMNVLESRDMAMQVCEEYVRVTEKLGIPYVFKASFDKANRSSVSSYRGPGLEEGMRIFQDIKAAFGVPLITDVHEPAQAAVVAEVCDIIQLPAFLSRQTDLVVAMAKTGAVINIKKAQFLAPQEMKHILSKCEEAGNDQLILCERGSSFGYNNLVVDMLGFGIMKQFEYPVFFDVTHALQMPGGRSDSAGGRRAQVTDLAKAGISQSLAGLFLEAHPDPDNAKCDGPCALRLDKLEPFLAQLKSLDELVKSFPTIETA, translated from the coding sequence ATGGCGCAAAAGATTATCCGTGTAGGCAATATCGAAATTGCCAACGACAAGCCAATGGTCTTGTTCGGTGGCATGAACGTGCTGGAAAGCCGTGATATGGCCATGCAGGTGTGCGAAGAGTACGTACGGGTCACCGAAAAGCTTGGTATTCCTTACGTGTTCAAGGCCAGTTTCGACAAGGCCAATCGTTCATCTGTCAGCTCTTACCGTGGCCCAGGCCTCGAAGAAGGCATGCGGATTTTTCAGGACATCAAGGCCGCCTTCGGTGTGCCGCTGATTACCGACGTCCACGAGCCTGCGCAAGCGGCCGTGGTCGCCGAGGTCTGCGACATCATCCAGTTGCCGGCTTTCCTGTCGCGTCAAACTGACCTGGTCGTGGCCATGGCCAAGACCGGCGCCGTGATCAACATCAAAAAAGCCCAGTTCCTTGCGCCTCAGGAAATGAAACACATCCTGAGCAAATGCGAAGAAGCGGGCAATGATCAGTTGATCCTCTGCGAACGTGGCTCCAGCTTTGGCTACAACAACCTTGTTGTCGACATGCTGGGCTTCGGCATCATGAAGCAGTTCGAATACCCGGTGTTTTTCGACGTGACCCATGCGCTGCAAATGCCTGGCGGTCGCTCGGACTCTGCCGGTGGTCGTCGTGCCCAGGTAACCGACCTGGCCAAGGCTGGTATCAGCCAGAGCCTGGCCGGTCTGTTCCTGGAAGCACACCCGGATCCTGACAACGCCAAGTGCGACGGCCCTTGTGCCTTGCGCCTGGACAAGCTGGAGCCATTCCTGGCTCAGCTGAAGTCGCTGGATGAGTTGGTTAAAAGTTTTCCGACAATAGAAACCGCGTAA
- a CDS encoding CTP synthase, with protein sequence MTRYIFVTGGVVSSLGKGIASASLAAILEARGLKVTMLKLDPYINVDPGTMSPFQHGEVFVTHDGAETDLDLGHYERFIRTTMTQNNNFTTGRVYEHVLRKERRGDYLGATIQVIPHITDEIKRRIIKGAGDADVAMVEIGGTVGDIESQPFLEAIRQLRIEVGAKRAMLMHLTLVPYIATAGETKTKPTQHSVKELRSIGLQPDVLICRSDHHVDVSSRRKIALFTNVEERAVISLEDADTIYKIPGMLHAQGLDDFVVERFGLECNSADLSEWDKVVDAKLNPEHEVTIAMVGKYMELLDAYKSLIEAMSHAGISNRTKVNLRYIDSEDIENKGTELLEGCDAILVPGGFGLRGVEGKITAVQYARENKVPYLGICLGMQVAVIEFARNVLGWKDANSTEFDRSSGHPVVGLITEWEDATGAVETRTETSDLGGTMRLGAQDCQLQAGSLVHDCYAKDVIVERHRHRYEVNNNLLPQLTEAGLKVTGRSGDGALVEVVEAPDHPWFVACQFHPEFTSTPRDGHPLFTGFVKAALAQHEKKA encoded by the coding sequence ATGACGCGCTACATCTTCGTCACGGGCGGTGTTGTTTCTTCATTGGGGAAAGGCATTGCCTCGGCTTCATTGGCAGCCATCCTGGAGGCGCGGGGACTTAAGGTCACCATGCTGAAGCTGGACCCCTACATCAACGTTGATCCGGGCACCATGAGCCCGTTCCAGCACGGTGAAGTGTTCGTCACGCACGACGGCGCCGAAACCGACCTGGACTTGGGCCATTACGAGCGGTTTATCCGCACGACCATGACCCAGAACAACAACTTCACCACGGGCCGCGTTTACGAACACGTCCTGCGCAAGGAGCGCCGTGGTGATTACCTGGGTGCAACCATTCAGGTAATTCCGCACATCACCGACGAAATCAAACGTCGGATCATCAAGGGCGCCGGCGATGCCGACGTAGCGATGGTTGAGATTGGCGGCACTGTGGGTGACATTGAGTCGCAACCGTTCCTCGAAGCTATCCGTCAGCTGCGCATCGAAGTGGGCGCCAAGCGCGCCATGCTGATGCACCTGACTCTGGTTCCGTACATTGCCACCGCTGGCGAAACGAAAACCAAACCTACACAGCACTCGGTTAAAGAGCTGCGTTCCATCGGCCTGCAGCCAGACGTACTGATCTGCCGCTCCGATCACCACGTTGATGTGTCTTCGCGTCGCAAGATCGCGCTGTTCACCAACGTTGAGGAACGTGCTGTCATTTCGCTGGAAGACGCCGACACCATCTACAAGATCCCGGGCATGCTGCACGCTCAGGGCCTGGATGATTTCGTCGTTGAGCGCTTTGGCCTGGAATGCAACAGCGCCGACCTGTCCGAGTGGGACAAGGTCGTCGACGCCAAGCTGAACCCGGAGCACGAAGTCACCATCGCGATGGTCGGCAAGTACATGGAACTGCTGGACGCGTACAAGTCGCTGATCGAAGCGATGAGCCACGCCGGTATTTCCAACCGTACCAAGGTCAACCTGCGCTATATCGACTCCGAAGACATCGAAAACAAAGGCACCGAGCTGCTTGAAGGCTGTGATGCCATTCTGGTTCCGGGCGGCTTCGGTCTGCGCGGCGTCGAAGGCAAGATCACTGCCGTTCAATATGCACGCGAGAACAAGGTGCCATACCTGGGTATCTGCCTGGGCATGCAAGTAGCGGTTATCGAGTTCGCACGTAATGTGCTGGGCTGGAAAGACGCCAACTCCACCGAATTCGATCGCAGCAGCGGCCATCCGGTTGTCGGTCTGATCACCGAGTGGGAAGACGCCACCGGTGCAGTCGAAACCCGTACCGAAACTTCCGACCTGGGCGGCACCATGCGTCTGGGCGCGCAGGATTGCCAGCTGCAAGCCGGTTCCCTGGTTCACGATTGCTATGCCAAGGACGTGATTGTTGAACGTCATCGTCATCGCTATGAAGTGAACAATAACCTGCTGCCGCAACTGACCGAAGCAGGCCTGAAAGTGACCGGTCGTTCCGGTGACGGCGCGTTGGTAGAAGTGGTTGAAGCTCCGGATCATCCTTGGTTTGTCGCTTGCCAGTTCCACCCGGAGTTCACCTCCACGCCACGTGATGGCCATCCATTGTTCACCGGTTTCGTCAAAGCTGCACTGGCGCAACACGAGAAGAAGGCGTAA